From a single Patagioenas fasciata isolate bPatFas1 chromosome 19, bPatFas1.hap1, whole genome shotgun sequence genomic region:
- the MYO19 gene encoding unconventional myosin-XIX isoform X2: MLTEGVSFSSEMSSSKIQSKLVLYKCWLQPGGFKSISACLLPLFTRAYERVPWCTSPSVAEQTYRNVQSQREPVNQSIIVSGESGAGKTWTSRCLMKFYASIAASVISPKGNETVERIEKRVLDSNPVMEAFGNACTLRNNNSSRFGKYIQLQLDRSHHLSSASIQTFLLEKTRVAYQAPNERNFHIFYQITKGATAEERLEWNLPEGADFRWLPNSERNLDEDCFEVTRDAMFHLGIDRSTQNNIFKVLSGLLHLGNIQFSNPVDEAQPCELEDKTKDFVKTAGDLLKIPVEELLESLRIRTITAGKQQQIFKKPCSRAECETRRDCLAKAIYAKLFEWLVLVINESIYADPSAWTSFIGLLDVYGFEAFPENSLEQLCINYANEKLQQHFVAHYLKAQQEEYAAEGLQWSFINYQDNQNCLELIEANPLSIFSLLNEECRLNRPSNTDLFQTRIEKALSNNQCLSRNKFSKEPNFIISHYAGKVCYQLAAMVEKNKDPIPPELVNVLQNSKDPLLQKLFPVAEGNQNNIKTQNRAAVVTVVSKFKGSLEHLMQLVNSTTPHYIRCIKPNAGCKAMTFQREQVLSQLQACGIVEAITISAAGFPVRIPFQSFTERYEILRKPCPSNKNRVCDTSNHHTAKNKGEAPAEGDAEASRSVIVEILRNVVTGQTAAEQPGNRAENTSVYCGKTKVFMANSVLEQLEARRAQVLNEKAFCIQCCWRRFKQKKLAKERWSATVIQAAVRSWLAKNRFQRMRRAADAIKRGWRKWKAKMAALAAAELDEGEETAFFSVHGATVTSAKPPCSWETPWPLPTVTQFWPLGLVLAAAPVTVPGLRRDLSLSLLTSLGVLRQSDCCKVESCFLGCGITSVRALPQGSIKFHCKKSPLHYADVSPHTAAYSITGFNQILLDRKSLLPT; this comes from the exons ATGCTAACAGAAGGTGTGTCTTTCAGTTCTGAAATGTCTTCAAGCAAGATACAGAGTAAACTTGTTTTATACAAATGCTGGCTGCAGCCTGGTGGCTTTAAATCCATTTCAGCCTGTCTCCTGCCTCTATTCACCCGAGCTTATGAGAGAGTACCATGGTGCACTTCGCCCTCAG TGGCTGAACAAACCTACAGAAATGTCCAAAGCCAGAGAGAACCTGTAAACCAGTCCATAATTGTGAGTGGAGAAAGTGGTGCTGGGAAG ACCTGGACATCTCGCTGCCTTATGAAATTCTACGCTTCCATTGCTGCTTCAGTTATCTCCCCAAAAGGCAATGAAACCGTGGAAAGGATAGAGAAGAGAGTGTTGGATTCCAACCCTGTCATGGAAGCATTTG GAAATGCATGTACCCTGCGGAATAACAACAGTAGCCGTTTTGGAAAATACATCCAGCTTCAGTTAGACAG ATCCCACCATCTGAGCAGTGCTTCCATTCAGACTTTCCTTTTGGAGAAGACCAGAGTTGCCTATCAGGCCCCCAATGAAAGAAACTTTCATATTTTTTATCAG ATCACAAAAGGTGCCACTGCAGAGGAGAGGCTGGAATGGAACCTTCCAGAAGGGGCTGATTTCCGCTGGCTGCcaaattctgaaagaaacttAGATG AGGACTGCTTCGAGGTGACCAGAGACGCAATGTTTCACTTGGGCATTGACCGCTCCACGCAGAACAATATTTTCAAG GTGTTGTCAGGCCTTCTCCATCTCGGGAACATTCAATTCTCTAATCCAGTGGATGAAGCTCAGCCTTGTGAACTGGAAGACAAAACCAAAG aTTTTGTGAAGACCGCTGGAGATTTGCTGAAGATACCTGTCGAGGAGCTACTGGAATCATTAAGAATTCGAACAAtaactgctggaaaacaacaacaaatcttcaAGAAGCCATGCTCCAGAGCCGAGTGTGAGACCAGGAGGGACTGCCTGGCCAAAGCCATCTACGCCAA ATTGTTCGAATGGCTCGTTCTGGTCATAAATGAGAGCATCTATGCAGATCCATCAGCATGGACCAGCTTCATAG GTTTGTTGGATGTTTATGGTTTTGAAGCCTTCCCTGAAAACAGCCTGGAGCAGCTTTGTATTAACTATGCCAAtgagaagctgcagcagcactTTGTAGCGCACTATCTGAAGGCACAACAG gaagaaTACGCAGCAGAGGGGCTCCAGTGGTCGTTCATCAACTACCAGGACAACCAGAACTGCCTCGAGCTGATCGAGGCCAATCCTCTCAGCATTTTTTCTCTGCTCAATGAG GAGTGCCGTCTGAATAGACCCTCGAACACCGACCTGTTCCAAACTCGGATTGAGAAAGCCTTGTCTAATAATCAATGTTTAAGTCGAAACAAGTTTAGTAAGGAGCCTAACTTCATTATTTCACATTATGCTGGCAAAGTCTGCTATCAGCTGGCAGCAATGGTGGAGAAGAATAAG GACCCCATTCCACCAGAGCTGGTCAACGTTTTGCAGAATTCTAAGGACCCTttgcttcaaaaattatttcCTGTGGCAGAAGGGAACCAAAATAACATCAAAACCCAGAACAGAGCAGCTGTTGTGACAGTGGTGTCAAAGTTCAAG GGTTCACTGGAACACCTCATGCAGCTTGTGAACAGCACCACGCCGCATTACATCCGATGCATCAAACCTAACGCTGGCTGCAAGGCAATGACTTTTCAAAGAGAACAG GTGCTCAGCCAGCTCCAGGCGTGTGGGATAGTCGAAGCCATCACCATCAGCGCAGCGGGCTTCCCCGTTAG GATCCCTTTCCAAAGCTTCACCGAGCGCTATGAAATACTGAGAAAACCATGTCCGTCCAATAAAAACAGAGTGTGTGATACAAGCAACCACCACACTGCCAAGAACAAAG GTGAGGCTCCAGCGGAGGGCGATGCCGAAGCATCACGTTCTGTCATTGTTGAGATCCTTCGGAATGTTGTTACGGGACAAACCGCTGCTGAGCAACCAGGGAACAGAGCAGAGAACACCTCAGTGTACTGCGGCAAAACCAAAGTGTTTATGGCTAATTCCGTG CTGGAGCAACTCGAAGCTAGAAGAGCCCAGGTGCTAAATGAGAAAGCGTTTTGCATTCAGTGTTGCTGGAGGAGATTTAAACAGAAGAAACTTGCCAAGGAGAGATGGTCTGCAACTGTCATCCAAGCAG CTGTTCGCTCCTGGTTAGCCAAGAATCGCTTCCAAAGGATGCGCAGGGCTGCTGATGCCATTAAGCGCGGCTGGAGGAAATGGAAA GCAAAAATGGCTGCGTTAGCAGCAGCAGAATTGGACGAGGGTGAAGAAACGGCGTTTTTCTCAGTTCATGGAGCTACAGTCACCTCAGCCAAACCACCCTGCTCCTGGGAAACGCCGTGGCCGCTGCCCACGGTAACTCAGTTCTGGCCGCTCGGACTCGTCCTGGCTGCTGCCCCCGTGACCGTCCCGGGGCTGCGGAGGGACCTGTCCCTGTCGCTGCTGACGAGCCTCGGGGTGCTGCGCCAGAGCGACTGCTGCaaggtggaaagctgcttccTGGGCTGCGGCATCACCTCCGTCAGAGCCCTCCCACAG GGCTCTATTAAGTTCCACTGTAAGAAATCTCCCCTGCACTATGCAGACGTCAGCCCCCACACGGCCGCCTACTCCATCACCGGCTTTAACCAGATTTTGCTGGACAGAAAAAGCCTCCTGCCAACGTAG
- the MYO19 gene encoding unconventional myosin-XIX isoform X4, with the protein MPKQENGQKEDSVIQNDLSESFGEEVRAFLGDEEKLHLFDDLTKVNPVTTTTVLKCLQARYRVNLFYTNAGCSLVALNPFQPVSCLYSPELMREYHGALRPQDLKPHIFAVAEQTYRNVQSQREPVNQSIIVSGESGAGKTWTSRCLMKFYASIAASVISPKGNETVERIEKRVLDSNPVMEAFGNACTLRNNNSSRFGKYIQLQLDRSHHLSSASIQTFLLEKTRVAYQAPNERNFHIFYQITKGATAEERLEWNLPEGADFRWLPNSERNLDEDCFEVTRDAMFHLGIDRSTQNNIFKVLSGLLHLGNIQFSNPVDEAQPCELEDKTKDFVKTAGDLLKIPVEELLESLRIRTITAGKQQQIFKKPCSRAECETRRDCLAKAIYAKLFEWLVLVINESIYADPSAWTSFIGLLDVYGFEAFPENSLEQLCINYANEKLQQHFVAHYLKAQQEEYAAEGLQWSFINYQDNQNCLELIEANPLSIFSLLNEECRLNRPSNTDLFQTRIEKALSNNQCLSRNKFSKEPNFIISHYAGKVCYQLAAMVEKNKDPIPPELVNVLQNSKDPLLQKLFPVAEGNQNNIKTQNRAAVVTVVSKFKGSLEHLMQLVNSTTPHYIRCIKPNAGCKAMTFQREQVLSQLQACGIVEAITISAAGFPVRIPFQSFTERYEILRKPCPSNKNRVCDTSNHHTAKNKAYLDSAASSAFCNLLHAILFSERGWTLENTIQSTR; encoded by the exons ATGCCAAAACAG GAAAATGGCCAAAAAGAAGATTCCGTCATCCAGAATGACCTCAGTGAGTCATTTGGAGAAGAAGTTAGAGCGTTCCTCggtgatgaagagaaactgcATCTTTTTGATGACCTCACGAAAGTTAATCCGGTGACAACTACAACAG TTCTGAAATGTCTTCAAGCAAGATACAGAGTAAACTTGTTTTATACAAATGCTGGCTGCAGCCTGGTGGCTTTAAATCCATTTCAGCCTGTCTCCTGCCTCTATTCACCCGAGCTTATGAGAGAGTACCATGGTGCACTTCGCCCTCAG GATTTAAAACCTCACATCTTTGCAGTGGCTGAACAAACCTACAGAAATGTCCAAAGCCAGAGAGAACCTGTAAACCAGTCCATAATTGTGAGTGGAGAAAGTGGTGCTGGGAAG ACCTGGACATCTCGCTGCCTTATGAAATTCTACGCTTCCATTGCTGCTTCAGTTATCTCCCCAAAAGGCAATGAAACCGTGGAAAGGATAGAGAAGAGAGTGTTGGATTCCAACCCTGTCATGGAAGCATTTG GAAATGCATGTACCCTGCGGAATAACAACAGTAGCCGTTTTGGAAAATACATCCAGCTTCAGTTAGACAG ATCCCACCATCTGAGCAGTGCTTCCATTCAGACTTTCCTTTTGGAGAAGACCAGAGTTGCCTATCAGGCCCCCAATGAAAGAAACTTTCATATTTTTTATCAG ATCACAAAAGGTGCCACTGCAGAGGAGAGGCTGGAATGGAACCTTCCAGAAGGGGCTGATTTCCGCTGGCTGCcaaattctgaaagaaacttAGATG AGGACTGCTTCGAGGTGACCAGAGACGCAATGTTTCACTTGGGCATTGACCGCTCCACGCAGAACAATATTTTCAAG GTGTTGTCAGGCCTTCTCCATCTCGGGAACATTCAATTCTCTAATCCAGTGGATGAAGCTCAGCCTTGTGAACTGGAAGACAAAACCAAAG aTTTTGTGAAGACCGCTGGAGATTTGCTGAAGATACCTGTCGAGGAGCTACTGGAATCATTAAGAATTCGAACAAtaactgctggaaaacaacaacaaatcttcaAGAAGCCATGCTCCAGAGCCGAGTGTGAGACCAGGAGGGACTGCCTGGCCAAAGCCATCTACGCCAA ATTGTTCGAATGGCTCGTTCTGGTCATAAATGAGAGCATCTATGCAGATCCATCAGCATGGACCAGCTTCATAG GTTTGTTGGATGTTTATGGTTTTGAAGCCTTCCCTGAAAACAGCCTGGAGCAGCTTTGTATTAACTATGCCAAtgagaagctgcagcagcactTTGTAGCGCACTATCTGAAGGCACAACAG gaagaaTACGCAGCAGAGGGGCTCCAGTGGTCGTTCATCAACTACCAGGACAACCAGAACTGCCTCGAGCTGATCGAGGCCAATCCTCTCAGCATTTTTTCTCTGCTCAATGAG GAGTGCCGTCTGAATAGACCCTCGAACACCGACCTGTTCCAAACTCGGATTGAGAAAGCCTTGTCTAATAATCAATGTTTAAGTCGAAACAAGTTTAGTAAGGAGCCTAACTTCATTATTTCACATTATGCTGGCAAAGTCTGCTATCAGCTGGCAGCAATGGTGGAGAAGAATAAG GACCCCATTCCACCAGAGCTGGTCAACGTTTTGCAGAATTCTAAGGACCCTttgcttcaaaaattatttcCTGTGGCAGAAGGGAACCAAAATAACATCAAAACCCAGAACAGAGCAGCTGTTGTGACAGTGGTGTCAAAGTTCAAG GGTTCACTGGAACACCTCATGCAGCTTGTGAACAGCACCACGCCGCATTACATCCGATGCATCAAACCTAACGCTGGCTGCAAGGCAATGACTTTTCAAAGAGAACAG GTGCTCAGCCAGCTCCAGGCGTGTGGGATAGTCGAAGCCATCACCATCAGCGCAGCGGGCTTCCCCGTTAG GATCCCTTTCCAAAGCTTCACCGAGCGCTATGAAATACTGAGAAAACCATGTCCGTCCAATAAAAACAGAGTGTGTGATACAAGCAACCACCACACTGCCAAGAACAAAG CTTACCTGGATTCTGCTGCTTCTTCTGCCTTTTGCAACCTTCTGCATGCGATTCTTTTTTCTGAGCGAGGATGGACTTTAGAAAACACAATCCAGTCTACAAG GTGA
- the MYO19 gene encoding unconventional myosin-XIX isoform X1, whose product MPKQENGQKEDSVIQNDLSESFGEEVRAFLGDEEKLHLFDDLTKVNPVTTTTVLKCLQARYRVNLFYTNAGCSLVALNPFQPVSCLYSPELMREYHGALRPQDLKPHIFAVAEQTYRNVQSQREPVNQSIIVSGESGAGKTWTSRCLMKFYASIAASVISPKGNETVERIEKRVLDSNPVMEAFGNACTLRNNNSSRFGKYIQLQLDRSHHLSSASIQTFLLEKTRVAYQAPNERNFHIFYQITKGATAEERLEWNLPEGADFRWLPNSERNLDEDCFEVTRDAMFHLGIDRSTQNNIFKVLSGLLHLGNIQFSNPVDEAQPCELEDKTKDFVKTAGDLLKIPVEELLESLRIRTITAGKQQQIFKKPCSRAECETRRDCLAKAIYAKLFEWLVLVINESIYADPSAWTSFIGLLDVYGFEAFPENSLEQLCINYANEKLQQHFVAHYLKAQQEEYAAEGLQWSFINYQDNQNCLELIEANPLSIFSLLNEECRLNRPSNTDLFQTRIEKALSNNQCLSRNKFSKEPNFIISHYAGKVCYQLAAMVEKNKDPIPPELVNVLQNSKDPLLQKLFPVAEGNQNNIKTQNRAAVVTVVSKFKGSLEHLMQLVNSTTPHYIRCIKPNAGCKAMTFQREQVLSQLQACGIVEAITISAAGFPVRIPFQSFTERYEILRKPCPSNKNRVCDTSNHHTAKNKGEAPAEGDAEASRSVIVEILRNVVTGQTAAEQPGNRAENTSVYCGKTKVFMANSVLEQLEARRAQVLNEKAFCIQCCWRRFKQKKLAKERWSATVIQAAVRSWLAKNRFQRMRRAADAIKRGWRKWKAKMAALAAAELDEGEETAFFSVHGATVTSAKPPCSWETPWPLPTVTQFWPLGLVLAAAPVTVPGLRRDLSLSLLTSLGVLRQSDCCKVESCFLGCGITSVRALPQGSIKFHCKKSPLHYADVSPHTAAYSITGFNQILLDRKSLLPT is encoded by the exons ATGCCAAAACAG GAAAATGGCCAAAAAGAAGATTCCGTCATCCAGAATGACCTCAGTGAGTCATTTGGAGAAGAAGTTAGAGCGTTCCTCggtgatgaagagaaactgcATCTTTTTGATGACCTCACGAAAGTTAATCCGGTGACAACTACAACAG TTCTGAAATGTCTTCAAGCAAGATACAGAGTAAACTTGTTTTATACAAATGCTGGCTGCAGCCTGGTGGCTTTAAATCCATTTCAGCCTGTCTCCTGCCTCTATTCACCCGAGCTTATGAGAGAGTACCATGGTGCACTTCGCCCTCAG GATTTAAAACCTCACATCTTTGCAGTGGCTGAACAAACCTACAGAAATGTCCAAAGCCAGAGAGAACCTGTAAACCAGTCCATAATTGTGAGTGGAGAAAGTGGTGCTGGGAAG ACCTGGACATCTCGCTGCCTTATGAAATTCTACGCTTCCATTGCTGCTTCAGTTATCTCCCCAAAAGGCAATGAAACCGTGGAAAGGATAGAGAAGAGAGTGTTGGATTCCAACCCTGTCATGGAAGCATTTG GAAATGCATGTACCCTGCGGAATAACAACAGTAGCCGTTTTGGAAAATACATCCAGCTTCAGTTAGACAG ATCCCACCATCTGAGCAGTGCTTCCATTCAGACTTTCCTTTTGGAGAAGACCAGAGTTGCCTATCAGGCCCCCAATGAAAGAAACTTTCATATTTTTTATCAG ATCACAAAAGGTGCCACTGCAGAGGAGAGGCTGGAATGGAACCTTCCAGAAGGGGCTGATTTCCGCTGGCTGCcaaattctgaaagaaacttAGATG AGGACTGCTTCGAGGTGACCAGAGACGCAATGTTTCACTTGGGCATTGACCGCTCCACGCAGAACAATATTTTCAAG GTGTTGTCAGGCCTTCTCCATCTCGGGAACATTCAATTCTCTAATCCAGTGGATGAAGCTCAGCCTTGTGAACTGGAAGACAAAACCAAAG aTTTTGTGAAGACCGCTGGAGATTTGCTGAAGATACCTGTCGAGGAGCTACTGGAATCATTAAGAATTCGAACAAtaactgctggaaaacaacaacaaatcttcaAGAAGCCATGCTCCAGAGCCGAGTGTGAGACCAGGAGGGACTGCCTGGCCAAAGCCATCTACGCCAA ATTGTTCGAATGGCTCGTTCTGGTCATAAATGAGAGCATCTATGCAGATCCATCAGCATGGACCAGCTTCATAG GTTTGTTGGATGTTTATGGTTTTGAAGCCTTCCCTGAAAACAGCCTGGAGCAGCTTTGTATTAACTATGCCAAtgagaagctgcagcagcactTTGTAGCGCACTATCTGAAGGCACAACAG gaagaaTACGCAGCAGAGGGGCTCCAGTGGTCGTTCATCAACTACCAGGACAACCAGAACTGCCTCGAGCTGATCGAGGCCAATCCTCTCAGCATTTTTTCTCTGCTCAATGAG GAGTGCCGTCTGAATAGACCCTCGAACACCGACCTGTTCCAAACTCGGATTGAGAAAGCCTTGTCTAATAATCAATGTTTAAGTCGAAACAAGTTTAGTAAGGAGCCTAACTTCATTATTTCACATTATGCTGGCAAAGTCTGCTATCAGCTGGCAGCAATGGTGGAGAAGAATAAG GACCCCATTCCACCAGAGCTGGTCAACGTTTTGCAGAATTCTAAGGACCCTttgcttcaaaaattatttcCTGTGGCAGAAGGGAACCAAAATAACATCAAAACCCAGAACAGAGCAGCTGTTGTGACAGTGGTGTCAAAGTTCAAG GGTTCACTGGAACACCTCATGCAGCTTGTGAACAGCACCACGCCGCATTACATCCGATGCATCAAACCTAACGCTGGCTGCAAGGCAATGACTTTTCAAAGAGAACAG GTGCTCAGCCAGCTCCAGGCGTGTGGGATAGTCGAAGCCATCACCATCAGCGCAGCGGGCTTCCCCGTTAG GATCCCTTTCCAAAGCTTCACCGAGCGCTATGAAATACTGAGAAAACCATGTCCGTCCAATAAAAACAGAGTGTGTGATACAAGCAACCACCACACTGCCAAGAACAAAG GTGAGGCTCCAGCGGAGGGCGATGCCGAAGCATCACGTTCTGTCATTGTTGAGATCCTTCGGAATGTTGTTACGGGACAAACCGCTGCTGAGCAACCAGGGAACAGAGCAGAGAACACCTCAGTGTACTGCGGCAAAACCAAAGTGTTTATGGCTAATTCCGTG CTGGAGCAACTCGAAGCTAGAAGAGCCCAGGTGCTAAATGAGAAAGCGTTTTGCATTCAGTGTTGCTGGAGGAGATTTAAACAGAAGAAACTTGCCAAGGAGAGATGGTCTGCAACTGTCATCCAAGCAG CTGTTCGCTCCTGGTTAGCCAAGAATCGCTTCCAAAGGATGCGCAGGGCTGCTGATGCCATTAAGCGCGGCTGGAGGAAATGGAAA GCAAAAATGGCTGCGTTAGCAGCAGCAGAATTGGACGAGGGTGAAGAAACGGCGTTTTTCTCAGTTCATGGAGCTACAGTCACCTCAGCCAAACCACCCTGCTCCTGGGAAACGCCGTGGCCGCTGCCCACGGTAACTCAGTTCTGGCCGCTCGGACTCGTCCTGGCTGCTGCCCCCGTGACCGTCCCGGGGCTGCGGAGGGACCTGTCCCTGTCGCTGCTGACGAGCCTCGGGGTGCTGCGCCAGAGCGACTGCTGCaaggtggaaagctgcttccTGGGCTGCGGCATCACCTCCGTCAGAGCCCTCCCACAG GGCTCTATTAAGTTCCACTGTAAGAAATCTCCCCTGCACTATGCAGACGTCAGCCCCCACACGGCCGCCTACTCCATCACCGGCTTTAACCAGATTTTGCTGGACAGAAAAAGCCTCCTGCCAACGTAG
- the MYO19 gene encoding unconventional myosin-XIX isoform X3, whose product MSSSKIQSKLVLYKCWLQPGGFKSISACLLPLFTRAYERVPWCTSPSVAEQTYRNVQSQREPVNQSIIVSGESGAGKTWTSRCLMKFYASIAASVISPKGNETVERIEKRVLDSNPVMEAFGNACTLRNNNSSRFGKYIQLQLDRSHHLSSASIQTFLLEKTRVAYQAPNERNFHIFYQITKGATAEERLEWNLPEGADFRWLPNSERNLDEDCFEVTRDAMFHLGIDRSTQNNIFKVLSGLLHLGNIQFSNPVDEAQPCELEDKTKDFVKTAGDLLKIPVEELLESLRIRTITAGKQQQIFKKPCSRAECETRRDCLAKAIYAKLFEWLVLVINESIYADPSAWTSFIGLLDVYGFEAFPENSLEQLCINYANEKLQQHFVAHYLKAQQEEYAAEGLQWSFINYQDNQNCLELIEANPLSIFSLLNEECRLNRPSNTDLFQTRIEKALSNNQCLSRNKFSKEPNFIISHYAGKVCYQLAAMVEKNKDPIPPELVNVLQNSKDPLLQKLFPVAEGNQNNIKTQNRAAVVTVVSKFKGSLEHLMQLVNSTTPHYIRCIKPNAGCKAMTFQREQVLSQLQACGIVEAITISAAGFPVRIPFQSFTERYEILRKPCPSNKNRVCDTSNHHTAKNKGEAPAEGDAEASRSVIVEILRNVVTGQTAAEQPGNRAENTSVYCGKTKVFMANSVLEQLEARRAQVLNEKAFCIQCCWRRFKQKKLAKERWSATVIQAAVRSWLAKNRFQRMRRAADAIKRGWRKWKAKMAALAAAELDEGEETAFFSVHGATVTSAKPPCSWETPWPLPTVTQFWPLGLVLAAAPVTVPGLRRDLSLSLLTSLGVLRQSDCCKVESCFLGCGITSVRALPQGSIKFHCKKSPLHYADVSPHTAAYSITGFNQILLDRKSLLPT is encoded by the exons ATGTCTTCAAGCAAGATACAGAGTAAACTTGTTTTATACAAATGCTGGCTGCAGCCTGGTGGCTTTAAATCCATTTCAGCCTGTCTCCTGCCTCTATTCACCCGAGCTTATGAGAGAGTACCATGGTGCACTTCGCCCTCAG TGGCTGAACAAACCTACAGAAATGTCCAAAGCCAGAGAGAACCTGTAAACCAGTCCATAATTGTGAGTGGAGAAAGTGGTGCTGGGAAG ACCTGGACATCTCGCTGCCTTATGAAATTCTACGCTTCCATTGCTGCTTCAGTTATCTCCCCAAAAGGCAATGAAACCGTGGAAAGGATAGAGAAGAGAGTGTTGGATTCCAACCCTGTCATGGAAGCATTTG GAAATGCATGTACCCTGCGGAATAACAACAGTAGCCGTTTTGGAAAATACATCCAGCTTCAGTTAGACAG ATCCCACCATCTGAGCAGTGCTTCCATTCAGACTTTCCTTTTGGAGAAGACCAGAGTTGCCTATCAGGCCCCCAATGAAAGAAACTTTCATATTTTTTATCAG ATCACAAAAGGTGCCACTGCAGAGGAGAGGCTGGAATGGAACCTTCCAGAAGGGGCTGATTTCCGCTGGCTGCcaaattctgaaagaaacttAGATG AGGACTGCTTCGAGGTGACCAGAGACGCAATGTTTCACTTGGGCATTGACCGCTCCACGCAGAACAATATTTTCAAG GTGTTGTCAGGCCTTCTCCATCTCGGGAACATTCAATTCTCTAATCCAGTGGATGAAGCTCAGCCTTGTGAACTGGAAGACAAAACCAAAG aTTTTGTGAAGACCGCTGGAGATTTGCTGAAGATACCTGTCGAGGAGCTACTGGAATCATTAAGAATTCGAACAAtaactgctggaaaacaacaacaaatcttcaAGAAGCCATGCTCCAGAGCCGAGTGTGAGACCAGGAGGGACTGCCTGGCCAAAGCCATCTACGCCAA ATTGTTCGAATGGCTCGTTCTGGTCATAAATGAGAGCATCTATGCAGATCCATCAGCATGGACCAGCTTCATAG GTTTGTTGGATGTTTATGGTTTTGAAGCCTTCCCTGAAAACAGCCTGGAGCAGCTTTGTATTAACTATGCCAAtgagaagctgcagcagcactTTGTAGCGCACTATCTGAAGGCACAACAG gaagaaTACGCAGCAGAGGGGCTCCAGTGGTCGTTCATCAACTACCAGGACAACCAGAACTGCCTCGAGCTGATCGAGGCCAATCCTCTCAGCATTTTTTCTCTGCTCAATGAG GAGTGCCGTCTGAATAGACCCTCGAACACCGACCTGTTCCAAACTCGGATTGAGAAAGCCTTGTCTAATAATCAATGTTTAAGTCGAAACAAGTTTAGTAAGGAGCCTAACTTCATTATTTCACATTATGCTGGCAAAGTCTGCTATCAGCTGGCAGCAATGGTGGAGAAGAATAAG GACCCCATTCCACCAGAGCTGGTCAACGTTTTGCAGAATTCTAAGGACCCTttgcttcaaaaattatttcCTGTGGCAGAAGGGAACCAAAATAACATCAAAACCCAGAACAGAGCAGCTGTTGTGACAGTGGTGTCAAAGTTCAAG GGTTCACTGGAACACCTCATGCAGCTTGTGAACAGCACCACGCCGCATTACATCCGATGCATCAAACCTAACGCTGGCTGCAAGGCAATGACTTTTCAAAGAGAACAG GTGCTCAGCCAGCTCCAGGCGTGTGGGATAGTCGAAGCCATCACCATCAGCGCAGCGGGCTTCCCCGTTAG GATCCCTTTCCAAAGCTTCACCGAGCGCTATGAAATACTGAGAAAACCATGTCCGTCCAATAAAAACAGAGTGTGTGATACAAGCAACCACCACACTGCCAAGAACAAAG GTGAGGCTCCAGCGGAGGGCGATGCCGAAGCATCACGTTCTGTCATTGTTGAGATCCTTCGGAATGTTGTTACGGGACAAACCGCTGCTGAGCAACCAGGGAACAGAGCAGAGAACACCTCAGTGTACTGCGGCAAAACCAAAGTGTTTATGGCTAATTCCGTG CTGGAGCAACTCGAAGCTAGAAGAGCCCAGGTGCTAAATGAGAAAGCGTTTTGCATTCAGTGTTGCTGGAGGAGATTTAAACAGAAGAAACTTGCCAAGGAGAGATGGTCTGCAACTGTCATCCAAGCAG CTGTTCGCTCCTGGTTAGCCAAGAATCGCTTCCAAAGGATGCGCAGGGCTGCTGATGCCATTAAGCGCGGCTGGAGGAAATGGAAA GCAAAAATGGCTGCGTTAGCAGCAGCAGAATTGGACGAGGGTGAAGAAACGGCGTTTTTCTCAGTTCATGGAGCTACAGTCACCTCAGCCAAACCACCCTGCTCCTGGGAAACGCCGTGGCCGCTGCCCACGGTAACTCAGTTCTGGCCGCTCGGACTCGTCCTGGCTGCTGCCCCCGTGACCGTCCCGGGGCTGCGGAGGGACCTGTCCCTGTCGCTGCTGACGAGCCTCGGGGTGCTGCGCCAGAGCGACTGCTGCaaggtggaaagctgcttccTGGGCTGCGGCATCACCTCCGTCAGAGCCCTCCCACAG GGCTCTATTAAGTTCCACTGTAAGAAATCTCCCCTGCACTATGCAGACGTCAGCCCCCACACGGCCGCCTACTCCATCACCGGCTTTAACCAGATTTTGCTGGACAGAAAAAGCCTCCTGCCAACGTAG